A section of the Thermotoga caldifontis AZM44c09 genome encodes:
- a CDS encoding MBL fold metallo-hydrolase, with protein MHIKLIDGHDCIGGNKILVGSSSGEGFLLDFGVNFKKWSLYFEEYLKPRTGRILHDLLKLELIPKLNIYRSDLMPPQFENDVNVRFVFLSHAHTDHCGLIGLLSEQIPLIMTNETFALLSVMDQLKPSVWEQLAIKTRVPANEEHVRSDVLVNDRKKEKKKRRICAGDTLESTDGDFETVSFEQCWPGFVKVLPVYHSVLGAAALCVEVDDALVVYTGDLRMSPTKDEEDFWRFELGEKRLDLSKRTERFVQEVKRHRDSLKKILILIVEGTRLGRVEESVSNERTVFENARELISKTNRLIIADFPTKHLERLMTFLKIAQVCDRFLVLTPKDYALLENMGRIDPTWQLTEQELSHIRIYHVAKVEFSKLEKDAILFGKTAGLLVSPGEINQRPERFIIAAGYFDMPQILDIDESVLSGSMYIHSTSEAYTEEQQMDYKRFRNWLSRFNIQPFGLRFDNDEVVFTKEFHASGHLSAHDLEWLIKTLEPDFIIPVHTEDKSWFVNKWGSRVLTQEEVYL; from the coding sequence ATGCATATAAAGTTGATCGACGGACACGACTGCATCGGGGGAAACAAGATATTGGTCGGTTCATCGAGCGGAGAGGGTTTTCTGCTCGACTTTGGGGTCAATTTCAAGAAGTGGAGCCTCTATTTTGAAGAGTACTTGAAACCCAGGACAGGCAGGATCCTGCACGATCTTCTCAAGCTCGAATTGATACCAAAGCTGAACATCTACAGATCGGACCTCATGCCACCGCAGTTCGAGAACGATGTGAATGTCCGATTCGTCTTTTTGAGTCACGCCCATACGGATCACTGTGGCCTGATCGGCCTTCTGAGCGAACAGATTCCTCTGATCATGACGAACGAGACCTTCGCACTCTTGAGCGTCATGGACCAGCTGAAACCTTCAGTCTGGGAACAGCTGGCCATCAAGACGAGGGTCCCCGCCAACGAGGAGCACGTCCGCTCCGACGTGCTCGTCAACGACAGAAAGAAGGAAAAGAAGAAGAGAAGGATCTGTGCGGGCGATACTTTGGAATCGACAGATGGAGATTTCGAAACTGTATCGTTTGAACAGTGCTGGCCGGGCTTTGTGAAGGTCTTACCCGTATACCACTCGGTACTCGGTGCGGCGGCGCTGTGTGTGGAGGTTGACGACGCGCTGGTGGTTTACACGGGAGACCTGAGGATGAGTCCGACGAAAGATGAAGAAGATTTCTGGCGCTTCGAACTCGGTGAGAAGCGGTTGGATCTTTCAAAGAGAACGGAAAGGTTCGTACAGGAGGTCAAACGTCACAGAGATTCGCTCAAAAAGATCCTGATCCTGATCGTTGAAGGCACGAGACTCGGCAGGGTTGAAGAATCTGTCAGCAACGAACGGACCGTTTTCGAAAACGCGAGGGAACTCATTTCGAAAACCAACCGGCTCATCATCGCAGATTTTCCCACCAAGCATCTCGAAAGATTGATGACTTTTCTCAAGATCGCACAGGTGTGTGACAGATTCCTCGTTTTAACTCCCAAAGACTACGCACTCTTAGAAAATATGGGACGAATCGATCCGACCTGGCAACTGACAGAGCAAGAACTGAGTCACATACGCATCTATCATGTCGCCAAGGTGGAGTTCTCAAAACTCGAAAAGGACGCCATACTGTTTGGAAAAACGGCCGGCTTGCTCGTCTCACCGGGAGAGATAAATCAAAGACCAGAAAGGTTCATCATCGCGGCCGGGTACTTCGATATGCCGCAAATACTTGACATAGACGAAAGTGTTCTGAGCGGTTCGATGTACATTCACTCCACGAGTGAAGCTTACACGGAAGAGCAGCAGATGGATTACAAAAGATTCAGGAACTGGCTGAGCAGGTTCAACATCCAACCCTTCGGTCTAAGGTTCGACAACGATGAGGTCGTTTTTACGAAAGAGTTCCACGCTTCCGGGCACCTTTCAGCACACGATCTGGAATGGCTCATCAAAACACTGGAACCAGATTTCATAATACCGGTGCACACGGAGGATAAGTCCTGGTTCGTGAACAAATGGGGCAGCAGAGTCCTCACTCAAGAAGAAGTATACTTATGA